From Sporolactobacillus pectinivorans:
TCTTCCGTCATCCTGCAGTTATTCCATCATCTTCGTAAATCGGTCATTATCTAAAAACGTGCCGACATAGAAAGAACCAAATTCTCCAAACCGGGCACTGACTTCATCAAAACGCATTTCATAAACGAGTTTCTTAAACTGAAGCACATCATCGGAAAACAGGGTGACCCCCCACTCCCAGTCATCAAACCCAACCGATCCGGTAATCACCTGCTTAATTCTCCCGGCATAGCTTCTGCCGATGCGGCCATGGTTTTTCATCATTTCACGGCGCGCATCCATCGGAAGCATGTACCAGTTATCCTGCTGTTCCCGTTTTTTATTCATCGGATAAAAACAAAAATAGTCTGTCTTTGGAAGAATCGGTTTCAACCGCGTCTGAACGCGCGGATTGGCGTACGGATCTCCGCCGTCTTTGCCGAGATAATTGCTCAGTTCAATCACTGACACATAGGAATAGGTTGGACTAGTTACTTCCGCAAACTTCGTTTTGTTAAACAGTGTTTCCAGCTCATTAAGCTCCTCCATTGTCGGCCTTAACCACATAAACATAAAGTCTGCTTTTTGACCGATAATAGAGTAGAAGGCGTAACTCCCCTCTTTATTCTCCTCATTTTGACTTAAATGATCGACAAACTCCTTGAATTCCTGCATGGCGGTCTGCCGTTCCGTAGCAGAAAGAGCTCTCCATTTCGACCAATTGATGGTTTGAAAGTCATGCAGGCAATACCAGCCATCCAGTGTTTCTGCTGCTTCTGCCATATACTGTTCATCCTCCGATTTAACGTTTAAATTAGCTGTACATCTTTTTATTAGCTATGGTATCCGCTCACGCATTGATCTGACTCAGCTCGGTTATTTTCTTAGTCACCGCGTCAGCAAGACTTTCAATGAACTGTGGATGGACATTGGGCATTTCCGGACGGTAATATTGAACACCCAACTCATTTGTTAATTTTTTACATATTTGATCATTATCATAAAGCACTTCCAGGTGCTCGGCAACGAAACCAATCGGACAGTAAACGTAGAATTCATAGCCCTTTTCTTTATAAAGACGCCGCGTCAGATCCTGCACATCCGGTCCGATCTATGGCTCGCCTGTCTTTCCGGCGCTTTGCCAGCCGATCGCGAAGTTTTTCAGATGGGCCAGTTCTGCAATCAGCTGCGCCGTTTTTTTGACTTGATCCGGATAAGGGTCGCTGCCGGCCAGAATTTTTTCCGGAAGACTGTGTGCGGAGAAAATAACGACCGTTTTTGAGACGTCTTCAATCTTTGTCATCACTTTATTTACTTGTTCCGCCCAGAATGAAATAAATTGGGGTTCATCGTACCAGGAATTAATGGCATAAATTTTCGGACCGCCCGATTTCTGTGCCGTTACCTGGGCCCGGTCATTATAGGCCTTGACACTGAACGCTGAATAATGAGGCGCGAGAATGAGGCTGACCGCTTCTTCCATCCCGTCTTTTGCCATCTGTGCCACCGCATCCTCGATGAAAGGCGTTGTATGTTTCATACCAAGATATAGCTTAAACGTCCTGCCGTTGGTTTTCTGATTCAGCCTGTCGGTTAATTTCTCTCCCTGCTCGCGGGTAATTCGGGCAAGAGGCGAAACGCCGCCAATTGCCTGATAACGGCGCTTTAAGTTATTCAGCAAAACTTCCGAAGGCTTTTTTCCGTGACGGATATGCGTGTAATAGGCTTCCACCTGATCTAGGTTTTCCGGAGTCCCGTAAGCCATTATAAGTAATCCAGTTTTTTTATTTTCCACAAAAAATCCACTCCTCGAATGTACAAGTATCAAATTAAGAGCGTACAAAGCATTTATATTAAAAAATTGGATAGAACCCGTCCCTTGCAAAGATTAAAAAACACGCAGAAAATATAACAAATATGGTTTTCTGCTATATAGTACACATTTATTAGGAAAATTTTTACGCTTCAAATCTATATGAATAAAAATGTTACCCGCTCAACAGGCCCTAAATAGATCAACTGAGCCGTGCAGGAGGTGAAAAAAAGAGATTTTTCACGTAAAATATGACAAGGGATCTCACCCGAAAACCATACTGGCAAATCCGTAAATAAGAAAGACAGCCTGTCTGGTCTCACTGCCCAAATTGAATGAGAAGACGTCTACATCTATTAGTTTGAAAGGAATGAGACAACTGTTTAATGATGTTTTTCTAAAAGCGTGTCGAAAAGAGACTGTTCCTTATACACCGGTCTGGTTTATGAGACAGGCGGGGCGCTATCAGGCTGAATACAGAGCCATTCGCGAACGTTATTCTTTTTTTGAAATTAGCCGCCATCCGGAGCTCTGTGCGCAGGTGACCCGGCTTCCGGTTGAAAAGCTCGACGTTGACGCAGCGATCCTTTTTGCCGATATCATGACACCGCTCAAAGCAAGAAAAATTGATGTTGAGCTGGTTGAAGGCGTCGGGCCCGTATTGAGTCAGCCGGTCCGTTCAGGAGTAGACTTTGCTCATTGGCTGCAACTGGATCCGGTCCGCGATCTGCCTTTTGTTATGGATACGATCGAATTGCTGCATCAGCAGCTGAACGTGCCGTTGATCGGCTTCGCCGGCGCCCCATTTACCCTGGCCAGTTATCTGATTGAAGGCGGCCCCTCCAGGAACTATCATCAGACAAAGGGATTTATGTATGCACATCCCGATGACTGGTCGGCGTTGANGCTTCGCCGGCATTTACCCTGGCCAGTTATCTGATTGAAGGCGGCCCCTCCAGGAACTATCATCAGACAAAGGGATTTATGTATGCACATCCCGATGACTGGTCGGCGTTGATGGACGACTTGGCGGAAATGACACTGAATTATTTACGAGCGCAAATCCGGGCAGGAGCGCAGGCTGTACAAGTCTTTGATTCCTGGGTAGGAGCACTCGGCGAAGAAGACTATCAGGTGTTCATTGCACCAACAATGAAAAAAATCTTTACTGAACTGCAAAAAACAGGAGCGGTGAGCCTGTATTTTGCAGCTGGGGCAGGTCACCTGCTGAAGGAATGGAATAAACTCCCTGCCGATGTCCTGTCGATCGATTGGCGTACCTCTGCAGACGATCTGCGCAGGCTGCAAATCACGAAAGCGATACAGGGAAGTCTTGACCCTGCGCTGCTGCTTGCCCCAATGCCTATACTGAAGGCTCGTGCAAAGTCTCTATTAGACCAAATCAGTGATCGGCCGGGCTATATTTTCAACCTTGGTCATGGCGTTTTTCCTGAAGTAAAGGAGGAGACGCTGCGTGCACTGACAAGTTTTGTTCATTCCTATTCAAATGATAAAGGAGAATGAGATCATTCGCCTTCCCCCCTACTTGCATGCTTTACCAATCAGCCATCGCAATAAAACCCGGACAGTACTCTTGTCCGGGTTGATTTTTATTGGACAAGGTCTCGTTTTTCCTTTTCCAGCCGTTCTTCATTCAGCCCTGCCTGACACGGATGATTCTGTCAAGAGTTCGATGTCTTAAGAAACGCGTATTCGACAGCTTCGATTTTTTTCTTAAAGCCAGCAGCGGTTTACTGAAATCCGTCGCTCATTCTTCTTTCATGAGCCAGCGGACTGCATCTTTGGCATGATAGGTAATAATCATATCGGCCCCGGCCCGTTTCATCGCGGTCAGCGACTCCAGAACAACCGCCTTCTCATCGATCCATCCGTTCAGGGCCGCGGCCTTTACCATCGCATATTCCCCGCTCACATTATAAGCTACAAGCGGCAGAGTCACCTGATTTCGCACGTCGCGGAGTACATCAAGATAAGGTAATGCCGGTTTAACAATAATAAAATCAGCACCTTCCTGAACATCAGATTCGGCTTCTCTAAGAGCTTCGCGCCGATTGGCGGGATCCATCTGATACGTTTTCCGATTGCCGAATTTCGGCGCGCTCTCGGCAGCATCGCGAAACGGGCCAAAGTAGGCCGAAGCATATTTTACCGCATAGGACATAATCGGGATCTGCATGAAACCGGATTCATCAAGTGCCTGGCGGATCGCGGCTACAAAACCATCCATCATATTTGAAGGGGCAATGATATCCGCACCAGCCTCAGCCTGCGATACGGCGGTTCTAGCAAGATAGGTCAGGCTTTCATCATTGTCCACATCACCATCGTGAATAATACCGCAGTGTCCGTGATCCGTGTATTCGCACATGCAGGTATCGGCGATGACAACCAGATCCGGATAATTTTTCTTGGTCTGGCGGATCGCCCGCTGGACAATCCCCTGGTCATCATAAGCACTCGAACCGACAGCATCCTTTTCTTTCGGAACGCCAAAAAAAATCACCGATGGAATGCCAAGAGCGGCTACTTCCTTCAATTCCTCATCAAGACGGTCCAGCGAATACTGATACACGTTCGGCATGGATTTAATCTCCGATTTAACGTTGCTCCCCTCTTCAGTTACAAAAATAGGATAGATGAAATCGGATGGCTGTATAAAAGTCTCGCGAACCATCTTCCTGATGGCAGGAGTGCGCCTGAGCCGGCGGTGACGGTCAAACTTAAGATTGCTGTTCATTACGATGACTTCCTTCATTGTTAGAATAGTAGTTTGCCAGTGCGTCAATCATATCAACGGCAGTAAATCGTGCCGGAACAACGTCCGGTGCATATCCAAGTGCATCTAGTGCCTGCGCAGTGGTCAATCCGATGGCAGCGATTGTGCATTTTTTCATTGCCCCGCGCCATGCGCGCTCTGTCAGGAACTCTTTAAAAAAACGGACTGCCGACGGACTTGCAAATGTAATTGCCGACAAGCTTCCCGATTCGATGATTCCTTCAAGGCGGGCTTGACTTGAGACATTTGCTTCAGTCTGGTAGAGGACACAGCTCGTGACCCTAATCCCCAAGTCTCTTAGTTTTTCGAGCCAGCCAATGTCTGATAGTGAACCGAACGGAACGACAACCCGGTCCGCCTTAAATCGGTGATCAGAAAAGGCATCCAGCAAACCCTGCACGGTAAACGCCTCAGGGATAAAATCTGCGCGGAGCCCATAAGTTTTGAGATGCTCACCGGTTTTTTTCCCGACAACGGCCAATCTGATTCCCTGCAGCCGTTCGCGACGATCCAAAAGGTTCATGAAAAAGTCCAGACTGTTTCGGCTGGTTAGAATCACCCAGTCCGCCTGCTGCACAGCATCAAGCCAGTTTTTTCGCTCTTCATAGGAAAGCGGAGCCTGACGGTAATCGATCAACGGTACTTGAACAGCCTCACCTCCATAATCACGGATCCTGGCACACATGGCGGCAGACTGATGCTGCGCGCGCGTCACCAGCACCCGTTTTCCTTTCAAGAGTGCCGGCAGGTTTTCACCTGGCATCGGTATCACTCCATTTCAATCCGGACAGAATTTTTCCCGCGCCCTGAGCCAGCAAGTCTTCTGCTACCAAAGTTCCAAGCGCATCGGGCTGATCGCCTGAGCGTCGGGCTTTCAGCACCTTTGCACCGTCTGCTGAAGCGACGAGCCCGCTTAGCGACAATGTACCGTCCTTCTCGCGCGCGCAAAATGCGGCTATCGGTACCTGGCAGCCCCCGTTCAACCGTTTCAGAAAAGAGCGCTCCGCGCGAACGGTTGTCGCTGTTTCTTCATGATTGATTGTTTTCAGGAGCGTCTTCAACTCGGTATCCGACGACCGGCATTCAATCGCCAGTGCGCCTTGTCCAACGGCCGGCAGCATGAGATCAAACGGCAAAGCTGCGCCCTTTTCCTCTACACCCAGCCTTTTCATCCCGGCCTCAGCCAGCACGATAGCATCGAAGTCACCCGATTTCAGCCGGGAAATCCGCGAATCCACATTTCCGCGCAGCGGACGGATGACGAGATCGGGCCGTATATGCAGAATCTGAGCGGCACGGCGCAGGCTGCTTGACCCAATCACGGCCCCCGGTGCAAGATCCTTTAGCTGTTTATTCGCCTGGGAAAACAGGACATCGTGCGGATCTTCACGCATAGGGATTGATGCAATCTCGAGTCCCTGAGGCAGCTCAGCAGGCATGTCTTTCATACTGTGAACTGCGAAATCAATATCTCCGTCTAACAACGCACGCTCAATTTCTTTGACAAATAATCCTTTCCCGCCGACTTTTGATAACGTCACGTTCCGAATTCGGTCGCCCTTTGTCACAATATGCCGGATGTCAAAGGAAAAGCGAACGGACATGTCCGACAGACTGTTGATGACAAGGTTGCTCTGAATCAGAGCCAGTTTGCTCTTCCTTGATCCAACCCGAATTATTCTCATATCATATCCCCACTTTTCTGATATCTCTGAAGGTGATCATAAGGCAAACAGTCAGCGGCAACGGATCGTCTTCTGAAGAACGTTCTTCTCAAATTGCCCATCCGGAAGCACCTTCATCTCACCAGTCTGTGCAGGTTTGGCCGAACGTTCCACTTCATTTGCAATATTAAAAATTTCAGCAAAATGGTCAATCGCGTGTCGGCCATGCTCACAGGTGGCTAATTCTTTAATTTTGCTGATCGGGTCGCGCAGCAGCTGGTTGATCATGCTCTTGGCCTGTTTGCTGATCACCTTGCGCTCCTGTTCCGTCATTTCAGGCAGTTTATTTTCAATTCGTTGCATCATTTCCGAATGCATCGAGAGTGCTTTTCTCCGCAGTGCCGAAATCACAGGGACGACGCCAAGTGTGTGCAGCCATTCCGAGTATTTTTCCATCTGCCGGTCAATCAGCGGTTCGATCCGAAGCGCCGATTTTCGGCGCGCTTCCAGACTCTTGTCGACCATTCGTTCCAAGTTGTCAATATCAAACAGATGAACCCCATCCATCCTGGCAATCTCCGGATCAATATTTCTCGGAACGCCAATATCGACCAGAGTCAGCGGCCGGTTTCCGCGCGCTGTAAGAAGCGGTGCGAGTCTTGCCTCTGTAATCAGAAATTCAGGAGCTGAGGTTGCTGCAAAGACAATATCGCTTCTCTCAATCCAGGCGTCCAATGAGCTGAGCGCTGCCGCCTGTCCACGAAACTGCTCAGCCAGCAGGTCGGCTTTTTCCTTCGTCCGATTCATCACTGTCAAATTGCGGACACCGCTGCCGGTCAGATGCTTCAGCGCCAGCCTGCTCATATCACCCGCACCGATCATCAGCACCGATTTGTCCTCAAGCGGACCTGTCGTTTCGTGGAGCAGTTTAACCGCCGCATAACTGACGGATACCGGGTGATCATTGATCTGTGTTTCATCCTGTGCGCGTTTGGCGACAGTCAGGGCTTCTTTGAACAGTTCATTGAAAAATGTTCCGGTCGTTCCGGCTTGCTGGGCAGCCAGAAAGCTGGTCCGCACTTGCCCAAGAATCTGCGTCTCACCAAGGATCATCGAATCCAGCCCGCATGTAACCCGGAATAGATGACAGATTGCTTCCTGGTCTTCTTTGATAATCATAAAAGGGTTAAGTGTTTCCGGTGTGCTGTGAAACCAGTCGGCAAAAAACCTCTTGCTATAATAACGACCCGTATGCAGCTGATCGCAAACGACATAGAGTTCTGTCCGGTTGCATGTGGACACGATCACATCTTCAAAAATGCTTTTTGTGTCTCTTAATTCGGTCAGTGCCTGCTCTAAAACTGAGGGCTGAAACGTCAGCCTTTCTCTAATTTGTACCGGAGTATCACGATAATTAACGCCAATTGTCAGAATGTGCATGAGATCACTCCCTCCGTTCTCTTCTGCACAACGGTGGAACTGCATCGAACAGCCCGGCATAAGTTCACTTGTGCTCGGTTACTCTCTTAAAAGTAACAAATCAGAAGGGTTAATTAAAGTATCGAGCACTAATAAAGTGATATTTATCACACCAATGTCACAAAATGTTCAAATTTATTGGCGACGGTTACATCTAATGATTCGGTTGCTAAACCCCATGATTGAAAATGAGGATAGCAAATGACGAGGAAAATAAAAAATTCCCCTCTCTCAATCTTTATTCAATGTCCATGAAGTTATTTCAAAAAGTTCAAGGTCCTTCAACCCGAGGCCGT
This genomic window contains:
- the hemQ gene encoding hydrogen peroxide-dependent heme synthase; the encoded protein is MAEAAETLDGWYCLHDFQTINWSKWRALSATERQTAMQEFKEFVDHLSQNEENKEGSYAFYSIIGQKADFMFMWLRPTMEELNELETLFNKTKFAEVTSPTYSYVSVIELSNYLGKDGGDPYANPRVQTRLKPILPKTDYFCFYPMNKKREQQDNWYMLPMDARREMMKNHGRIGRSYAGRIKQVITGSVGFDDWEWGVTLFSDDVLQFKKLVYEMRFDEVSARFGEFGSFYVGTFLDNDRFTKMME
- the hemB gene encoding porphobilinogen synthase — encoded protein: MNSNLKFDRHRRLRRTPAIRKMVRETFIQPSDFIYPIFVTEEGSNVKSEIKSMPNVYQYSLDRLDEELKEVAALGIPSVIFFGVPKEKDAVGSSAYDDQGIVQRAIRQTKKNYPDLVVIADTCMCEYTDHGHCGIIHDGDVDNDESLTYLARTAVSQAEAGADIIAPSNMMDGFVAAIRQALDESGFMQIPIMSYAVKYASAYFGPFRDAAESAPKFGNRKTYQMDPANRREALREAESDVQEGADFIIVKPALPYLDVLRDVRNQVTLPLVAYNVSGEYAMVKAAALNGWIDEKAVVLESLTAMKRAGADMIITYHAKDAVRWLMKEE
- a CDS encoding uroporphyrinogen-III synthase, whose translation is MPGENLPALLKGKRVLVTRAQHQSAAMCARIRDYGGEAVQVPLIDYRQAPLSYEERKNWLDAVQQADWVILTSRNSLDFFMNLLDRRERLQGIRLAVVGKKTGEHLKTYGLRADFIPEAFTVQGLLDAFSDHRFKADRVVVPFGSLSDIGWLEKLRDLGIRVTSCVLYQTEANVSSQARLEGIIESGSLSAITFASPSAVRFFKEFLTERAWRGAMKKCTIAAIGLTTAQALDALGYAPDVVPARFTAVDMIDALANYYSNNEGSHRNEQQS
- the hemC gene encoding hydroxymethylbilane synthase; the encoded protein is MRIIRVGSRKSKLALIQSNLVINSLSDMSVRFSFDIRHIVTKGDRIRNVTLSKVGGKGLFVKEIERALLDGDIDFAVHSMKDMPAELPQGLEIASIPMREDPHDVLFSQANKQLKDLAPGAVIGSSSLRRAAQILHIRPDLVIRPLRGNVDSRISRLKSGDFDAIVLAEAGMKRLGVEEKGAALPFDLMLPAVGQGALAIECRSSDTELKTLLKTINHEETATTVRAERSFLKRLNGGCQVPIAAFCAREKDGTLSLSGLVASADGAKVLKARRSGDQPDALGTLVAEDLLAQGAGKILSGLKWSDTDAR
- the hemA gene encoding glutamyl-tRNA reductase — encoded protein: MHILTIGVNYRDTPVQIRERLTFQPSVLEQALTELRDTKSIFEDVIVSTCNRTELYVVCDQLHTGRYYSKRFFADWFHSTPETLNPFMIIKEDQEAICHLFRVTCGLDSMILGETQILGQVRTSFLAAQQAGTTGTFFNELFKEALTVAKRAQDETQINDHPVSVSYAAVKLLHETTGPLEDKSVLMIGAGDMSRLALKHLTGSGVRNLTVMNRTKEKADLLAEQFRGQAAALSSLDAWIERSDIVFAATSAPEFLITEARLAPLLTARGNRPLTLVDIGVPRNIDPEIARMDGVHLFDIDNLERMVDKSLEARRKSALRIEPLIDRQMEKYSEWLHTLGVVPVISALRRKALSMHSEMMQRIENKLPEMTEQERKVISKQAKSMINQLLRDPISKIKELATCEHGRHAIDHFAEIFNIANEVERSAKPAQTGEMKVLPDGQFEKNVLQKTIRCR